A genomic stretch from Numida meleagris isolate 19003 breed g44 Domestic line chromosome 2, NumMel1.0, whole genome shotgun sequence includes:
- the GTPBP4 gene encoding nucleolar GTP-binding protein 1 — protein MALYNFKKITVVPSAKDFIDLTLSKTQRKTPTVIHKHYQIHRIRQFYMRKVKYTQQNYHDRLTQILADFPKLDDIHPFYADLMNVLYDKDHYKLALGQINIAKNLIDNVAKDYVRLMKYGDSLYRCKQLKRAALGRMCTIIKRQKQSLEYLEQVRQHLSRLPTIDPNTRTLLLCGYPNVGKSSFINKVTRADVEVQPYAFTTKSLFVGHMDYRYLRWQVVDTPGILDHPLEDRNTIEMQAITALAHLRAAVLYVMDVSEQCGHSLEEQVELFRNIKPLFANKPLIIVANKCDVKRIAELPEESRKIFESFEAEGFSVIETSTLTEEGVIQVKTEACDRLLAHRVDTKMKGNKVNEVLNRLHLAMPAKRDNKERLPFIPEGAIARKKRMEVDTPKRKSERDLELEMGDDYVLDLQKYWDLMNSSEKYDKIPEIWQGHNILDYIDPDIMKKLEELEKEEELREAAGEYDSEPESEDEEMMEIRQLAKQIREKKKMKILQSKEKDTRGPRMPRTAKKVQRKVLEKEMTDLGLDMTNKDDAHYARRSRSVTRKRKRDESETPTSVARSRSSSRPPRDISGLRDEKMVKKVKTMAKKAQKKMNRLGRKGEADRHIFDTRPKHLLAGKRKSGKTQRR, from the exons ATGGCGCTGTACAACTTCAAGAAGATCACGGTGGTGCCGTCCGCCAAG GACTTCATCGATTTGACGCTGTCAAAGACTCAGCGGAAGACTCCGACTGTCATCCACAAGCATTACCAAATCCATCGGATCCGGCAGTTCTACATGCGGAAGGTGAAGTACACGCAGCAGAACTACCACGACCGGCTCACCCAGATCCTGGCGGACTTCCCCAAGCTGGAT gataTTCATCCTTTTTATGCAGATTTGATGAATGTTCTGTACGACAAAGATCACTACAAGCTGGCTTTGGGACAGATTAACATTGCCAAGAACCTGATTGACAA TGTTGCGAAGGACTACGTGCGCCTGATGAAGTATGGGGATTCTCTTTACCGCTGCAAACAGCTGAAACGTGCTGCTCTGGGACGAATGTGCACCATTatcaaaagacagaaacaaagcctGGAGTATTTGGAGCAAG TGCGGCAACATTTATCTCGTTTGCCAACCATCGATCCCAACACAAGAACTCTTCTGTTGTGTGGCTATCCAAATGTTGGAAAGTCGAGCTTTATAAACAAG GTTACAAGAGCAGATGTAGAAGTGCAGCCGTATGCCTTTACTACTAAGTCTCTCTTTGTGGGACATATGGATTACAGATATCTGCGCTGGCAG GTCGTAGATACCCCTGGTATTTTAGACCATCCTTTGGAGGACAGGAACACCATTGAGATGCAGGCTATAACTGCGCTCGCACACCTGCGTGCTGCTGTGCTCTATGTGATGGATGTGTCTGAGCAGTGTGGGCACAGCCTGGAGGAGCAGGTAGAactcttcagaaatattaagCCGCTGTTCGCTAACAAG cCGCTTATAATTGTTGCAAACAAATGTGATGTGAAGAGGATTGCAGAACTTCCTGAAGAGAGCCGG aaaatatttgaatctTTTGAAGCAGAAGGATTTTCTGTAATAGAGACAAGTACCCTAACAGAAGAAGGCGTGATCCAAGTTAAAACAGAA GCCTGTGACAGATTGTTGGCCCATCGTGTTGATActaaaatgaaaggaaacaaagtgaaTGAAGTGTTGAATAGATTACACTTGGCTATGCCAGCCAAAAGAGATAACAAG GAGCGGCTGCCTTTCATACCTGAGGGAGCAATAGCTCGTAAGAAGCGCATGGAAGTAGATACACCCAAGAGGAAATCA GAGAGAGATCTTGAACTTGAAATGGGAGATGATTATGTTTTGGATCTTCAGA aatactgGGACTTAATGAATTCATCTGAGAAGTATGATAAGATTCCAGAGATATGGCAAGGTCACAACATCCTTGATTACATTGATCCAGATATAATGAAA aaactggaagaattagagaaagaagaagagctGAGAGAAGCTGCTGGAGAATATGACAGCGAACCAGAAAGCGAAGATGAAGAGATGATGGAAATCCGACAGCTGGCAAAACAGATCcgagagaaaaagaaaatgaaaatcctgCAGTCAAAGGAGAAGGATACTCGAGGGCCGAGGATGCCTAGAACAGCTAAAAAG GTGCAGCGGAAGGTGCTagagaaagaaatgactgaTCTTGGGCTCGACATGACTAATAAAGATGAT GCACATTATGCCAGGAGGTCTCGTAGTGTTACAAGGAAACGGAAACGTGACGAGTCTGAGACCCCGACATCCGTGGCACGCAGTCGCAGCTCCTCTCGTCCACCACGGGATATCTCTGGTCTCCGTGATGAAAAG atggTGAAGAAAGTCAAGACTATGGCAAAGAAggctcaaaagaaaatgaatcgCCTGGGCAGGAAAGGGGAGGCGGACAGACACATCTTTGACACCAGGCCCAAACACCTGCTGGCTGGGAAGAGGAAATCTGGTAAAACACAGAGGAGATGA
- the LOC110393187 gene encoding isopentenyl-diphosphate Delta-isomerase 1 isoform X2: MWRVLRRAVAVGRRGAAVLQGRCCRLGAWGRREPLPRAALLHSEPAGRARAAVTMPEVSTDHLDEQQVQLLAEMCILIDENDRRIGADTKKNCHLNENIDRGLLHRAFSVFLFNTENKLLLQQRSNAKITFPDCFTNTCCSHPLSHPLELEENDAIGVRRAAQRRMKAELGIPMEQVTPEEIFYLTRIHYKAKSDGIWGEHEIDYILFVQKDVTLNPDPNEIQSYCYVTQKELKQLLDKASRNEVKITPWFKLIAETFLFKWWDNLPNLNKFVDHEKIHRM, from the exons ATGTGGCGCGTGCTGCGCCGGGCCGTGGCAGTGGGCCGCCGCGGGGCTGCTGTCCTTCAGGGGCGGTGCTGCCGCCTCGGTGCGTGGGGCCGCCGCGAGCCGCTGCCGCGAGCCGCCCTCCTGCACTCGGAGCCGGCCGGGAG AGCCCGTGCGGCCGTCACCATGCCCGAGGTGAGCACGGACCACCTGGACGAGCAGCaggtgcagctgctggctgagatGTGCATCCTCATCGATGAGAACGACCGTCGGATCGGGGCGGACACGAAGAAGAACTGCCACCTGAATGAGAACATCGACAGAG gtttATTGCACCGAgcattcagtgttttcttattcaatacagaaaataaactgttacTGCAACAGAGATCAAATGCTAAAATTACATTTCCAG ATTGCTTCACCAACACTTGCTGTAGCCATCCTCTGAGCCACCCACTGGAACTGGAAGAAAACGATGCCATTGGAGTTCggagagcagcacagagacGAATGAAAGCAGAGTTAGGAATTCCTATGGAGCAG GTTACTCCGGAAGAAATCTTCTATCTGACACGAATTCACTACAAGGCCAAGTCTGATGGGATCTGGGGTGAACACGAAATAGACTATATCCTATTTGTGCAGAAGGATGTCACGCTGAATCCTGATCCTAACGAGATCCAGAGCTACTGTTACGTGACCCAGAAAGAACTGAAGCAACTCCTAGACAAAGCCTCCAGGAATGAAGTCAAGATTACTCCCTGGTTTAAACTAATTGCAGAGACCTTTCTTTTTAAGTGGTGGGATAACTTACCTAACTTGAACAAATTTGTTGACcatgaaaaaatacacagaatgtaa
- the LOC110393187 gene encoding isopentenyl-diphosphate Delta-isomerase 1 isoform X1, with product MWRVLRRAVAVGRRGAAVLQGRCCRLGAWGRREPLPRAALLHSEPAGSRARAAVTMPEVSTDHLDEQQVQLLAEMCILIDENDRRIGADTKKNCHLNENIDRGLLHRAFSVFLFNTENKLLLQQRSNAKITFPDCFTNTCCSHPLSHPLELEENDAIGVRRAAQRRMKAELGIPMEQVTPEEIFYLTRIHYKAKSDGIWGEHEIDYILFVQKDVTLNPDPNEIQSYCYVTQKELKQLLDKASRNEVKITPWFKLIAETFLFKWWDNLPNLNKFVDHEKIHRM from the exons ATGTGGCGCGTGCTGCGCCGGGCCGTGGCAGTGGGCCGCCGCGGGGCTGCTGTCCTTCAGGGGCGGTGCTGCCGCCTCGGTGCGTGGGGCCGCCGCGAGCCGCTGCCGCGAGCCGCCCTCCTGCACTCGGAGCCGGCCGGGAG CAGAGCCCGTGCGGCCGTCACCATGCCCGAGGTGAGCACGGACCACCTGGACGAGCAGCaggtgcagctgctggctgagatGTGCATCCTCATCGATGAGAACGACCGTCGGATCGGGGCGGACACGAAGAAGAACTGCCACCTGAATGAGAACATCGACAGAG gtttATTGCACCGAgcattcagtgttttcttattcaatacagaaaataaactgttacTGCAACAGAGATCAAATGCTAAAATTACATTTCCAG ATTGCTTCACCAACACTTGCTGTAGCCATCCTCTGAGCCACCCACTGGAACTGGAAGAAAACGATGCCATTGGAGTTCggagagcagcacagagacGAATGAAAGCAGAGTTAGGAATTCCTATGGAGCAG GTTACTCCGGAAGAAATCTTCTATCTGACACGAATTCACTACAAGGCCAAGTCTGATGGGATCTGGGGTGAACACGAAATAGACTATATCCTATTTGTGCAGAAGGATGTCACGCTGAATCCTGATCCTAACGAGATCCAGAGCTACTGTTACGTGACCCAGAAAGAACTGAAGCAACTCCTAGACAAAGCCTCCAGGAATGAAGTCAAGATTACTCCCTGGTTTAAACTAATTGCAGAGACCTTTCTTTTTAAGTGGTGGGATAACTTACCTAACTTGAACAAATTTGTTGACcatgaaaaaatacacagaatgtaa